A region from the Streptosporangium sp. NBC_01756 genome encodes:
- a CDS encoding DUF4158 domain-containing protein — translation MTSVERTAYRVFPRLVMTRELYFFYSPSDEETAWAREKTDTDEHLLALMLALKCFQRLGRFAKAREVPPVVAEHVRRCLELGEDVMPVYASPRTAESHRVLVRRREGVGYAPGKARKIAAKAMTRAAWVKNHPPDLINVALERLAQARLEPPAFSTLDSMESTIRGQVNGQIFETIWQRLSAEDRARIAALLVVGPGGKSDLDRLKKPARRASWSKFKDQAAHLAWVEGICDTGAVLEGHCRLEDRRLRGGGGCGRCRCAGP, via the coding sequence GTGACGTCGGTGGAGCGGACCGCCTACCGGGTGTTCCCGCGGTTGGTGATGACGCGTGAGCTGTACTTCTTCTACTCGCCCTCGGACGAGGAGACGGCGTGGGCGCGGGAGAAGACCGACACCGACGAGCACTTGCTGGCGCTGATGCTCGCGCTGAAGTGTTTTCAGCGGCTGGGCCGTTTCGCCAAGGCCCGCGAGGTGCCGCCGGTGGTAGCGGAGCATGTACGGCGGTGCCTGGAGCTAGGCGAGGATGTTATGCCGGTGTATGCCTCGCCGCGGACGGCGGAGTCGCATCGGGTGCTGGTGCGGCGCCGCGAGGGAGTGGGCTACGCGCCGGGCAAGGCCCGTAAGATCGCGGCCAAGGCGATGACCCGGGCGGCGTGGGTGAAGAACCATCCGCCCGACCTGATCAACGTCGCGTTGGAGCGGCTGGCTCAGGCCCGGCTGGAGCCGCCGGCGTTCTCCACGCTGGACAGCATGGAGTCGACGATCCGCGGTCAGGTCAACGGCCAGATCTTCGAGACGATCTGGCAGCGGCTGAGCGCCGAGGACCGTGCCCGGATCGCGGCGTTGCTGGTGGTCGGGCCGGGCGGCAAGAGCGATCTCGACAGGTTGAAGAAGCCGGCGCGGCGGGCGAGCTGGTCGAAGTTCAAAGATCAGGCCGCGCACCTGGCCTGGGTGGAGGGGATCTGTGACACTGGGGCGGTGCTGGAGGGGCATTGCCGCCTCGAAGATCGCCGACTTCGCGGGGGAGGCGGATGCGGCCGATGCCGATGTGCTGGCCCGTAG
- a CDS encoding GbsR/MarR family transcriptional regulator — protein sequence MDDQYEQWQAAERLALTLIEGGMQRMAARTLAVFLFTDQESVTAGEIAGRLEASAGSVSGAIKSLLTVGLIERLPAPGSRREHYRLRDDAWATLFTSQNTVIQAMLQAAAAGIAATENGDPAHQRLAQMHAFYEFLLGELPALLHRWHQQTG from the coding sequence GTGGACGATCAGTATGAGCAGTGGCAGGCGGCCGAACGGCTGGCCCTGACATTGATCGAGGGCGGCATGCAGCGCATGGCCGCGCGCACCCTGGCGGTCTTCCTGTTCACCGACCAGGAAAGCGTCACCGCCGGCGAGATTGCCGGCCGGCTGGAGGCCAGCGCCGGCTCGGTCTCCGGCGCCATCAAATCCCTGCTGACGGTCGGCCTGATCGAACGCCTGCCCGCCCCCGGCAGCCGCCGCGAGCACTACCGGCTCCGCGACGACGCCTGGGCCACCCTGTTCACCAGCCAGAACACCGTCATCCAGGCCATGCTCCAAGCCGCGGCCGCCGGGATCGCCGCCACCGAAAACGGCGACCCCGCCCACCAGCGCCTGGCCCAGATGCACGCCTTCTACGAATTCCTGCTTGGCGAGCTCCCCGCCCTGCTGCACCGCTGGCACCAGCAAACCGGCTGA
- a CDS encoding CocE/NonD family hydrolase has protein sequence MTLLSRLYGVRPALRHRVRVRRNVEIPAADGVRLLATHYYPAGQHRPPLVLLRSPYGRGNALDRLPALLAERGYQVLYQSLRGTAGSGGCFDGFVIDPADGDGTLSWLRAQPWFGSELATWGASYLGYVQWELAARDIPEWKIALIQDAPSGFADIFMYPGRAFATGNALGWVQLVERMFAGGYGITRQMAGLVGAGRRLSRATLTLPLQEADQALTGHPVPWFRHWVRHGPGEKYWAGTDHRANTARMPPMVHLQGGWHDFFLPGMLADYAALVAAGRQVRLLVGPWGHGRGLYTREGLTDALAMLDAALLGRQAAAGVRLFVTGAGRWIDMPAWPPAHEATPWFLHPDGGLSRTSHDGRSSPSRYRYDPTDPTPTVGGTQVGLTAGAKDNRPIEARADVLTFTTVPLAEDVEAIGPVRVRLHARSANPHVDYFARLCDVDPRGRSVNVCDGIVRLHNPGDVRVADIALWPMAHRFKRGQRIRLQVSSGAHPRFGRNPGTGEPLATGTSLRPSEHEIFHDHQYPSALWLPLTPGAS, from the coding sequence ATGACTCTGCTCAGCCGTTTGTACGGCGTGCGCCCCGCTCTACGGCACCGGGTGCGGGTGCGGCGCAACGTGGAGATCCCGGCCGCCGACGGTGTGCGGCTGCTGGCCACGCACTACTACCCGGCAGGCCAACACCGCCCGCCTCTGGTGCTGCTGCGCAGCCCCTATGGCCGCGGCAACGCCCTGGACCGGCTCCCGGCGCTGCTGGCCGAGCGCGGCTACCAGGTGCTCTATCAGAGCCTGCGCGGCACGGCCGGATCCGGCGGCTGCTTCGACGGGTTCGTCATCGACCCCGCCGACGGCGACGGCACCCTGAGCTGGCTGCGCGCCCAGCCGTGGTTCGGCAGCGAGCTGGCCACCTGGGGCGCCAGCTACCTCGGCTACGTGCAGTGGGAGCTGGCCGCCCGCGACATCCCCGAATGGAAGATCGCGCTGATTCAGGACGCGCCGTCCGGCTTCGCCGACATCTTCATGTACCCCGGCAGGGCCTTCGCGACGGGAAACGCGCTGGGCTGGGTGCAGCTGGTGGAGCGGATGTTCGCCGGCGGCTACGGCATCACCCGCCAAATGGCCGGGCTGGTCGGCGCCGGGCGGCGGCTGTCGCGTGCCACGCTCACCCTGCCGCTGCAGGAAGCCGATCAGGCGCTGACCGGGCACCCCGTGCCCTGGTTCCGGCACTGGGTCCGGCACGGTCCCGGCGAGAAGTACTGGGCCGGCACCGACCACCGCGCCAACACCGCCCGCATGCCACCCATGGTGCACCTGCAGGGCGGCTGGCACGACTTCTTCCTGCCGGGGATGCTGGCCGACTACGCCGCCCTGGTCGCCGCGGGGCGTCAGGTGCGGCTACTGGTGGGACCGTGGGGGCACGGGCGCGGGCTCTACACCCGCGAAGGGCTGACCGACGCGCTCGCCATGCTGGATGCCGCGCTGCTCGGACGGCAGGCGGCCGCTGGCGTGCGGCTGTTCGTCACCGGCGCTGGCCGCTGGATCGACATGCCCGCCTGGCCGCCCGCGCACGAGGCGACGCCCTGGTTCCTGCACCCGGACGGCGGGCTCAGCCGCACCTCGCACGACGGCCGGAGCTCTCCCAGCCGCTACCGCTACGACCCCACCGACCCGACCCCCACCGTCGGCGGCACGCAGGTGGGTCTGACAGCCGGGGCGAAGGACAACCGGCCCATCGAAGCCAGAGCCGATGTGCTGACCTTCACCACCGTGCCCCTGGCCGAGGACGTCGAGGCCATCGGTCCGGTCCGCGTCCGTCTGCACGCCCGCTCGGCCAACCCGCACGTCGACTACTTCGCCCGATTGTGCGACGTGGACCCACGCGGCCGATCGGTCAACGTGTGCGACGGCATCGTCCGGCTGCACAACCCCGGCGACGTCCGGGTCGCCGACATCGCCCTGTGGCCGATGGCCCACCGCTTCAAGCGCGGCCAGCGCATCCGGCTGCAGGTCTCCAGTGGCGCCCACCCACGCTTCGGCCGCAACCCCGGCACCGGCGAACCGCTCGCCACCGGGACGAGCCTGCGCCCCTCGGAACACGAGATCTTCCACGACCACCAGTACCCCTCAGCCCTCTGGCTTCCCCTCACCCCAGGAGCATCATGA
- a CDS encoding reductase, translating into MKVLVLGGTHHVGRAIVETALERGDEVSTLNRGLSRDPAPGVRALIADRTDPESVRLALGEREWDAVIDTWAWVPRVVRDSARLLSSRTGHYGYVSSRGVHHWPWPAGADERAPLVDGDPGSTDDADYAAAKRGGELAVLESFAGRALLARAGMILGPYEDVGRIPWWLRRLEKGGRVLAPAPPETPLQYLDVRDLATWMLQSAERGLSGAFTVTGPPGAITLGELLTTALEVTGFDTELVWAPPELLMRHGLPLGMEFGLRLPDGSAPSGMHDADVSAALAEGLTARPLRETLADTWTWLQAEGDPAPRADAPSPDTWLDAAAEQRLLDQLSH; encoded by the coding sequence ATGAAAGTCCTCGTTCTCGGCGGCACCCATCACGTGGGCCGCGCCATCGTGGAGACCGCGCTGGAGCGCGGCGATGAGGTGAGCACGCTCAACCGCGGCCTCAGCCGCGACCCCGCCCCCGGGGTGCGGGCGCTGATCGCCGACCGCACCGATCCCGAGTCCGTACGGCTGGCGCTGGGTGAGAGGGAGTGGGACGCGGTCATCGACACCTGGGCCTGGGTGCCGAGGGTGGTGCGTGACAGCGCCCGCCTGCTGTCCAGCCGGACCGGGCACTACGGATACGTCTCCAGCCGCGGCGTGCACCACTGGCCCTGGCCCGCCGGCGCCGACGAGCGGGCACCCCTGGTCGACGGCGACCCCGGCAGTACGGACGACGCCGATTACGCCGCGGCCAAGCGCGGCGGCGAACTCGCCGTCCTGGAATCGTTCGCCGGACGGGCCCTGCTGGCCAGGGCCGGGATGATCCTCGGCCCGTACGAGGACGTCGGCCGCATCCCCTGGTGGCTGCGCCGCCTGGAGAAGGGCGGCCGGGTCCTGGCCCCCGCCCCGCCCGAGACGCCGTTGCAGTACCTCGACGTCCGGGACCTGGCCACCTGGATGCTGCAGTCGGCTGAGCGCGGCCTGAGTGGCGCCTTCACCGTGACCGGCCCGCCGGGCGCGATCACCCTCGGCGAGCTGCTCACCACGGCGCTGGAGGTCACCGGCTTCGACACCGAACTGGTGTGGGCGCCGCCGGAGCTGCTCATGCGGCACGGCCTGCCGCTCGGCATGGAGTTCGGGCTGCGACTGCCCGACGGCAGCGCACCGAGCGGCATGCACGACGCCGACGTCAGCGCCGCCCTGGCCGAAGGGCTCACCGCGCGCCCGCTGCGCGAGACCCTCGCCGACACCTGGACCTGGCTCCAGGCCGAAGGCGACCCGGCACCCCGCGCTGACGCGCCCTCACCCGACACCTGGCTGGATGCCGCCGCCGAACAGCGGCTGCTCGACCAGCTCTCCCACTAA
- a CDS encoding FAD-dependent monooxygenase: protein MRAIIIGAGIAGLATALRLHQIGWDTLIVERAPARRGGGYAVTFGGIGYDAAEHMDILPDLLKKGFTTNELVYYKGDGSRRFSLDRATIAATTGARSITILRGDLEAVLYEKVRDHTEIRFGATLTAVDQDEHAVRVTLTDGTIEEADLLIGADGLHSATRALLFGPEEGFLLDLDHKVAVYMLDRRPDTIAPGATGTLSSGGRTAAVISIPDGRNVAFFGYRASHARPGEDVATELRRVYGDLGWVIPEALAGLARADSVYFDTISQVVAPCWSSGRVVLLGDAAWCVTLFAGYGSALAVGGADRLGTELAACPGDIPAALAAWEAAIRPEAERKQKLGRRVKGVYAPANPLLLWLSLLPLRLASLPAVRRYMTRRFIKG from the coding sequence ATGCGCGCCATCATCATCGGAGCCGGCATCGCCGGCCTGGCCACCGCCCTGCGCCTGCACCAGATCGGCTGGGACACCCTCATCGTCGAACGCGCGCCCGCCCGCCGCGGCGGCGGCTACGCGGTCACCTTCGGCGGCATCGGCTACGACGCCGCCGAACACATGGACATCCTGCCCGACCTGCTCAAGAAGGGATTCACCACCAACGAACTCGTCTACTACAAGGGCGACGGCTCCCGCCGTTTCTCCCTCGACCGCGCCACCATCGCCGCCACCACCGGCGCGCGCTCGATCACCATCCTGCGCGGCGACCTCGAAGCCGTCCTGTACGAGAAGGTCCGCGACCACACCGAAATCCGCTTCGGCGCCACCCTCACCGCCGTCGACCAGGACGAGCACGCCGTCCGGGTGACCTTGACCGACGGCACCATCGAGGAGGCCGACCTGCTGATCGGCGCCGACGGCCTGCACTCGGCCACCCGCGCCCTGCTGTTCGGCCCGGAAGAGGGCTTCCTGCTCGACCTGGATCACAAGGTGGCCGTCTACATGCTCGACCGGCGGCCCGACACCATCGCGCCCGGCGCCACCGGCACCCTGTCCTCCGGTGGTCGCACCGCCGCGGTCATCAGCATCCCCGACGGCCGCAACGTCGCCTTCTTCGGCTACCGCGCCAGCCACGCCCGGCCAGGCGAGGACGTGGCCACCGAACTGCGGCGCGTCTACGGCGACCTCGGCTGGGTCATCCCCGAAGCCCTGGCCGGCCTGGCGCGGGCCGATTCGGTCTACTTCGACACCATCAGCCAGGTCGTGGCACCGTGCTGGAGCAGCGGCCGGGTGGTGCTGCTGGGCGATGCCGCCTGGTGCGTCACGCTGTTCGCCGGGTACGGCTCCGCACTGGCCGTCGGCGGCGCCGACCGCCTCGGCACCGAACTGGCCGCCTGCCCCGGCGACATCCCCGCGGCGCTGGCAGCCTGGGAGGCGGCCATCCGGCCCGAAGCCGAACGCAAACAGAAACTCGGCCGCCGCGTCAAAGGCGTCTACGCCCCCGCCAACCCGCTGCTGCTGTGGCTGAGCCTGCTACCGCTGCGCTTGGCCTCCCTGCCGGCGGTCCGCCGGTACATGACCCGCCGCTTCATCAAGGGCTAA
- a CDS encoding DUF998 domain-containing protein translates to MRPTTILLTCGIAAGLLVPALILTDGATRPGYSLLHHGASQLGTGQRGWLQTVNFVIGGLLLLAFATGLRRMLCRAPQPGREAIWGPILLTAAGLALAVAGIVPTDPALGYPPDRPEVITAAGRVHGLAGLVLFATLAAAPFVLARPLRGSNQGWVTYSRWSGALVIAFAIAAGVAFRLDVQGALRPAPAGLLEHAALLVGFAWIIAAGLRLRSPNTVVQG, encoded by the coding sequence ATGCGCCCGACCACCATCCTGCTCACCTGCGGCATCGCCGCCGGCCTGCTCGTCCCGGCCCTGATCCTCACCGACGGAGCCACCCGGCCCGGCTACAGCCTGCTGCACCACGGCGCCAGCCAACTCGGCACCGGCCAGCGCGGCTGGCTGCAGACGGTCAACTTCGTGATCGGCGGGCTGCTGTTGCTCGCCTTCGCGACCGGGCTGCGCCGCATGCTGTGCCGCGCGCCGCAACCCGGCCGCGAAGCCATATGGGGGCCGATCCTCCTCACGGCCGCCGGCCTCGCGCTGGCCGTGGCCGGGATCGTGCCCACCGATCCCGCCCTCGGCTACCCGCCCGACCGACCCGAGGTGATCACCGCCGCCGGACGCGTCCACGGCCTGGCCGGCCTGGTACTGTTCGCCACCCTGGCGGCCGCCCCGTTCGTGCTGGCCAGGCCCCTGCGCGGCAGCAACCAAGGGTGGGTGACCTACTCGCGGTGGTCGGGCGCCCTGGTCATCGCCTTCGCCATCGCCGCAGGGGTCGCCTTCCGCCTGGATGTGCAGGGCGCGCTCCGCCCCGCGCCCGCCGGGCTGCTCGAACACGCCGCCCTGCTGGTCGGCTTCGCCTGGATCATCGCCGCCGGCCTCCGCCTGCGCAGCCCCAACACCGTCGTGCAGGGGTGA
- a CDS encoding ABC transporter ATP-binding protein → MNSTQAPVIEVSGLTKRYPGALAVDDVDLSVQAGQIYALLGLNGAGKTTLIRMLLGMIAPTAGSVSVLGAAVTAGERSAWARTGYLVEAPAAYPELTVRENLHLYARLRRLKHPGQHVEDTIERLTLPPYATPTTTADPN, encoded by the coding sequence ATGAACAGCACACAGGCCCCGGTCATCGAGGTGTCCGGCCTGACCAAGCGCTATCCCGGTGCCCTGGCCGTCGACGACGTCGACCTGAGCGTGCAAGCAGGCCAGATCTACGCCCTGCTCGGACTCAACGGCGCCGGCAAGACCACACTGATCCGCATGCTGCTCGGCATGATCGCCCCCACCGCCGGGTCGGTGAGTGTGCTGGGCGCAGCCGTGACGGCCGGCGAGCGCTCGGCCTGGGCGCGCACCGGCTACCTGGTCGAAGCCCCTGCCGCCTACCCCGAGCTGACCGTGCGCGAAAACCTGCACCTGTACGCCCGCCTACGCCGGCTCAAACACCCCGGCCAGCATGTCGAGGACACCATCGAACGGCTAACCCTCCCCCCCTATGCAACGCCGACCACGACCGCTGACCCGAACTGA
- the istA gene encoding IS21 family transposase, with product MIKVEDWAEIRRLHRAETMPIKAIARRMGISKNTVKSALAADAPPKYQRTIKGSIVDAAEPQIRNLLREFPDMPATVIAERIGWQRSLTVLKERVRILRPQYRPVDPSSRTTYQAGELAQCDLWFPPVKVPVGAGHRAGPPVLVMVSGYSRWLMARMLPSRTSGDLFAGHWALLSDLGAVPKTLVWDNESAIGQWKQGKPQLTADANAFRGTLGIQIVQCKPADPEAKGLVERANGYLETSFLPGRDFVSPHDFNAQLAHWLTTANARHHRRIECRPVDRLQADLAAMVALPPVAPTLGWRTSTRLPRDHYVRIASCDYSVHPSAIGRLVEVVADLGQVSVTCAGQLVARHERCWAAHQTITDPLHEQAAAMMRGTRVPRAAGGADTDVQQRSLSDYDALLGIEEVR from the coding sequence GTGATCAAGGTGGAGGACTGGGCGGAGATCCGCCGATTGCACCGGGCTGAGACGATGCCGATCAAAGCCATCGCTCGGCGCATGGGTATCTCGAAGAACACGGTGAAAAGCGCGCTGGCGGCCGATGCACCGCCGAAGTACCAGCGGACGATCAAGGGATCAATCGTGGACGCGGCCGAGCCGCAGATCCGAAATCTCCTGCGGGAGTTCCCGGACATGCCCGCGACAGTGATCGCCGAACGGATCGGCTGGCAGCGGTCGCTCACCGTACTCAAGGAGCGGGTGCGTATCCTGCGACCTCAGTACAGGCCTGTCGACCCGTCGTCACGGACGACCTACCAGGCCGGTGAACTGGCCCAATGCGACCTGTGGTTCCCGCCGGTGAAGGTGCCGGTCGGTGCCGGGCACCGGGCCGGCCCGCCGGTACTGGTCATGGTGTCAGGCTATTCGCGGTGGCTGATGGCCCGGATGCTGCCGTCTCGCACGTCCGGTGATCTGTTCGCCGGACACTGGGCGCTGCTGTCGGACCTGGGTGCGGTGCCCAAGACACTGGTATGGGACAACGAGTCCGCGATCGGCCAGTGGAAGCAGGGAAAGCCGCAGCTGACCGCCGACGCCAACGCCTTCCGCGGCACCCTGGGCATCCAGATCGTGCAGTGCAAGCCCGCAGACCCCGAGGCCAAGGGGCTGGTGGAGCGAGCCAACGGCTACCTGGAAACCTCGTTTCTACCCGGCCGTGACTTCGTCTCCCCGCACGACTTCAACGCCCAGCTCGCCCACTGGCTGACCACGGCCAACGCACGGCATCATCGGCGGATCGAGTGCCGGCCGGTGGACCGGCTGCAGGCGGACCTGGCGGCGATGGTGGCATTGCCGCCGGTCGCGCCGACGCTCGGGTGGCGCACCTCGACGCGGCTGCCGCGCGACCATTACGTGCGGATCGCCTCCTGTGACTACTCGGTGCATCCTTCGGCGATCGGCCGGCTGGTCGAGGTCGTCGCCGATCTGGGTCAGGTCAGTGTGACCTGCGCCGGGCAGCTCGTCGCTCGGCATGAGCGGTGCTGGGCAGCCCATCAGACCATCACCGACCCCCTGCACGAACAAGCCGCCGCGATGATGCGCGGCACGCGCGTGCCCAGGGCCGCCGGCGGCGCCGACACCGACGTCCAGCAGCGGTCTCTCAGCGACTACGACGCGTTGCTGGGCATCGAGGAGGTGCGGTGA
- the istB gene encoding IS21-like element helper ATPase IstB, with amino-acid sequence MAGTTPSSTSTAGGSRNVEAELAYLTRVLKAPSLAAAVDRLAERARAESWSHEEFLAACLQREVAARESHGGEARIRFARFPARKALEDFDYDHQRSLKREVIAHLGTLDFVAARENVVFLGPPGTGKTHLSIGLGVRACQAGHRVAFATAAQWVDRLAEAHAAGKLQDELAKLSRIPVLIVDEVGYIPFEAEAANLFFQLVSSRYERASLIVTSNKPFGRWGEVFGDDVVAAAMIDRLVHHAEVISLKGDSYRLKNRSLGRVPAADYSNER; translated from the coding sequence ATGGCAGGCACGACCCCTTCGAGCACATCGACGGCCGGTGGTTCCCGCAACGTCGAGGCCGAGCTGGCCTATCTGACCCGGGTGCTCAAGGCGCCGTCGTTGGCGGCCGCGGTTGACCGGCTCGCCGAGCGGGCCCGGGCCGAGTCCTGGAGCCATGAGGAGTTCCTGGCCGCCTGCCTGCAGCGGGAGGTCGCCGCCCGCGAATCCCATGGCGGTGAAGCGCGGATCCGCTTCGCCCGCTTCCCGGCCAGAAAAGCGCTGGAAGACTTCGACTACGACCATCAGCGTTCCCTCAAACGCGAGGTCATCGCTCATCTGGGCACGTTGGACTTTGTGGCCGCACGCGAAAACGTGGTCTTCCTCGGCCCGCCCGGCACCGGCAAGACCCACTTGTCCATCGGTTTGGGCGTCCGCGCCTGCCAGGCCGGGCACCGGGTCGCGTTCGCCACTGCCGCCCAATGGGTCGACCGCCTCGCCGAGGCTCATGCCGCCGGCAAACTTCAAGACGAGCTCGCCAAACTGTCGCGGATCCCGGTCCTGATCGTGGACGAGGTCGGTTACATCCCCTTCGAGGCCGAGGCCGCCAACCTGTTCTTCCAGCTGGTCTCCAGCCGATACGAGCGGGCGAGCTTGATCGTCACGAGCAATAAGCCCTTCGGGCGTTGGGGAGAGGTCTTCGGCGACGACGTTGTCGCCGCAGCGATGATCGACCGCCTCGTCCACCACGCCGAGGTCATCAGCTTGAAAGGAGACAGCTATCGTCTCAAAAACCGCAGCCTCGGCCGCGTTCCTGCGGCTGACTACAGCAATGAACGGTAA
- a CDS encoding tyrosine-type recombinase/integrase, protein MPAVIHLLVGKTLTVRTAADVFLDSLGNANTIRTYGIGVGKTAMRLGEDRPLASVADDEVGEALEALWGTAAVNTWNARRASVLSWLGWCRERGHEAPVIPAWTKRLTVPDSDTPVRSRAAIDRLIARREVHLREKTLYRMLYESAGRSEEVLGINIEDLDFAGRRCQVKAKGARSKARRRGQGREDFVLESLYWDAGTARLLPRLLKGRTRGPVFLTHRRPGPGKVVSARDVCPDTGLARLSYGQARALLDEHTAIAGPGTGWDLHEFRHSALTHLGQAGASLLMLMAKSRHKKPENLRRYFKPSPEAIAELTSLLAPGNSGR, encoded by the coding sequence GTGCCCGCCGTCATACATCTACTGGTAGGCAAGACGCTCACCGTCCGGACCGCGGCCGACGTCTTCCTCGACTCGCTCGGCAACGCGAACACGATCCGCACCTACGGGATCGGGGTGGGCAAGACCGCGATGCGGCTCGGCGAGGACCGGCCACTGGCCTCGGTCGCCGACGACGAGGTCGGCGAGGCCCTGGAGGCGCTGTGGGGCACCGCGGCGGTCAACACCTGGAACGCCCGCCGCGCGTCGGTGCTGTCCTGGCTGGGATGGTGCCGCGAGCGCGGCCACGAGGCGCCGGTGATCCCGGCTTGGACCAAGCGGCTGACGGTTCCGGACTCTGACACCCCGGTCCGCTCGCGTGCCGCCATCGACCGGTTGATCGCCCGCCGGGAGGTGCACCTTCGGGAGAAGACGCTGTATCGGATGCTGTATGAGAGTGCCGGGCGGTCGGAAGAGGTTTTGGGCATCAACATCGAGGACCTGGATTTTGCGGGGCGCCGATGTCAGGTCAAGGCCAAGGGCGCCCGGAGCAAGGCCCGCCGTCGCGGCCAGGGGCGTGAGGACTTCGTGCTGGAGAGCCTTTACTGGGATGCCGGCACCGCCCGGCTGCTGCCCCGCCTGCTCAAGGGCCGCACCCGTGGTCCGGTGTTCCTCACCCATCGCCGCCCCGGGCCCGGGAAGGTGGTCAGCGCGCGGGACGTGTGCCCCGACACCGGCTTGGCTCGGCTGTCGTATGGGCAGGCCCGCGCTCTGCTGGATGAGCACACTGCCATCGCCGGTCCGGGCACGGGCTGGGACCTGCACGAGTTCCGGCACTCGGCTCTGACTCATCTTGGGCAGGCTGGAGCGAGTCTGTTGATGCTGATGGCCAAGTCGCGGCACAAGAAGCCGGAGAATCTGCGCCGCTACTTCAAGCCCTCTCCAGAAGCGATCGCCGAGCTCACCAGTTTGCTTGCGCCCGGCAACAGCGGGCGCTGA
- a CDS encoding helix-turn-helix domain-containing protein, translating into MTLRIDIGGLPSGRLRFAASPLAELTAMLHVLAEPGHHPQLAGWAGDVWAGLRPELAERLREAEFLWRSSRADFLVPARPRPTLAEELDDVDRIDDETYVTAALITTCGGNRVHFAAPSPLTDATARERALDLAQARGALQEAFAERLLADPAVVRARVRQTLEQCAEAFFDAAWTGAAVKLATDLRLKNDLLRRQGIGAALASVSGAVTLAPDGDCIIVDKLQDKATAAHDTGVTFIPSVFGSPHLVVVHALGWQPVVQYPVAEASPSEPVSLETITLRLEALAHPIRLRLLRTLARGPHTTGELAHAWELSPPEVSRHLAVLRRAGLLTAQRHGRYVRYTVNLADLTALGADLLAAVLR; encoded by the coding sequence GTGACGTTGAGGATCGACATCGGCGGCCTGCCGTCCGGGCGACTGCGGTTCGCCGCCTCCCCGCTGGCCGAGCTGACTGCGATGCTGCACGTGCTGGCCGAACCCGGGCATCACCCGCAGCTCGCCGGCTGGGCCGGGGACGTCTGGGCCGGGCTGCGGCCGGAGCTGGCCGAGCGGTTGCGGGAGGCGGAGTTCCTCTGGCGTTCCTCACGAGCCGACTTCCTGGTCCCCGCTCGTCCTCGGCCGACCCTCGCCGAGGAGCTGGACGATGTCGACCGGATCGACGATGAAACCTATGTGACCGCCGCGCTCATCACCACGTGCGGCGGCAACCGGGTCCACTTCGCCGCGCCGTCGCCGCTCACCGACGCGACGGCGCGCGAGCGGGCACTGGACCTGGCCCAGGCCCGCGGCGCGCTCCAGGAGGCCTTCGCGGAACGGCTGCTCGCGGACCCGGCCGTCGTGCGGGCGCGGGTGCGCCAGACCCTCGAACAGTGCGCCGAGGCCTTCTTCGACGCCGCCTGGACGGGCGCCGCCGTGAAACTCGCCACCGACCTGCGCCTGAAGAACGACCTGCTGAGGCGCCAGGGCATCGGGGCGGCACTCGCATCGGTCTCCGGCGCCGTCACCCTGGCGCCGGACGGCGACTGCATCATCGTGGACAAGCTGCAGGACAAGGCGACCGCCGCGCACGACACCGGGGTCACCTTCATCCCCAGCGTCTTCGGCAGCCCGCACCTGGTGGTGGTCCACGCGCTCGGGTGGCAGCCGGTGGTGCAGTACCCTGTGGCCGAGGCGAGTCCATCGGAGCCGGTATCGCTGGAAACGATAACGCTACGGCTGGAGGCACTCGCACATCCGATACGGCTGCGGCTGCTGCGCACCCTGGCCCGCGGCCCGCACACCACCGGTGAGCTGGCCCACGCCTGGGAACTTTCACCTCCGGAGGTTTCCCGCCACCTCGCTGTCCTGCGCCGCGCGGGCCTGCTCACGGCCCAGCGGCACGGTCGTTACGTCCGTTACACCGTCAATCTGGCTGATCTGACGGCACTGGGGGCCGACCTGCTGGCGGCCGTACTGCGCTGA